Proteins from one Meriones unguiculatus strain TT.TT164.6M chromosome 10, Bangor_MerUng_6.1, whole genome shotgun sequence genomic window:
- the Rabggtb gene encoding geranylgeranyl transferase type-2 subunit beta isoform X3 encodes MGTPQKDVTIKADAPGTLLLEKHADYIASYGSKKDDYEYCMSEYLRMSGIYWGLTVMDLMGQLHRMDREEILVFIKSCQHECGGVSASIGHDPHLLYTLSAVQILTLYDSIHVIDVDKVVAYVQSLQKEDGSFAGDIWGEIDTRFSFCAVATLALLGKLDAINVEKAIEFVLSCMNFDGGFGCRPGSESHAGQLPDVCYSWWVLASLKIIGRLHWIDREKLRSFILACQDEETGGFADRPGDMVDPFHTLFGIAGLSLLGEEQIKPVSPVFCMPEEVLERVNVQPELVS; translated from the exons ATG GGCACACCACAGAAGGACGTGACTATCAAGGCTGATGCTCCTGGCACCCTGCTGCTGGAGAAACATGCTGACTATATTGCCTCCTACGGCTCAAAGAAAGATGACTAT GAATACTGCATGTCTGAGTACTTGAGAATGAGTGGCATCTATTGGGGCCTGACGGTGATGGACCTCATGGGACAGCTTCATCGCATGGACAGAGAAGAAATACTGGTGTTCATCAAGTCGTGCCAGCATGAGTGTGGGGGGGTGAGTGCCAGCATTGGGCACGATCCCCATCTGCTGTACACGCTCAGTGCTGTCCAG ATTCTTACTCTGTACGATAGTATCCATGTTATCGATGTAGACAAAGTTGTGGCGTATGTACAAAGTCTACAGAAGGAAGATGGTTCATTTGCTGGAGACATTTGGG gaGAAATTGATACAAGATTCTCATTTTGTGCAGTGGCaactttggctctgttg gGCAAGCTTGATGCTATTAATGTGGAAAAGGCGATTGAGTTTGTTTTGTCCTGTATGAACTTTGATGGTGGATTTGGGTGCAGGCCAGGCTCTGAATCTCACGCTGGACAG TTACCAGATGTGTGCTATTCCTGGTGGGTTTTGGCCTCCCTAAAGATAATTGGTAGACTTCACTGGATTGACAGAGAAAAGCTTCGGAGTTTCATCTTAGCTTGTCAAGATGAAGAGACTGGAGGATTTGCAGACAGGCCAGGAGACATG GTGGATCCTTTTCACACCTTGTTTGGCATTGCTGGACTGTCACTTCTGGGAGAAGAGCAGATCAAACCTGTTAGCCCTGTGTTTTGCATGCCTGAAGAAGTGCTTGAGAGGGTGAATGTGCAGCCTGAATTAGTGAGCTAG
- the Rabggtb gene encoding geranylgeranyl transferase type-2 subunit beta isoform X4, translating into MGTPQKDVTIKADAPGTLLLEKHADYIASYGSKKDDYEYCMSEYLRMSGIYWGLTVMDLMGQLHRMDREEILVFIKSCQHECGGVSASIGHDPHLLYTLSAVQILTLYDSIHVIDVDKVVAYVQSLQKEDGSFAGDIWGEIDTRFSFCAVATLALLLPDVCYSWWVLASLKIIGRLHWIDREKLRSFILACQDEETGGFADRPGDMVDPFHTLFGIAGLSLLGEEQIKPVSPVFCMPEEVLERVNVQPELVS; encoded by the exons ATG GGCACACCACAGAAGGACGTGACTATCAAGGCTGATGCTCCTGGCACCCTGCTGCTGGAGAAACATGCTGACTATATTGCCTCCTACGGCTCAAAGAAAGATGACTAT GAATACTGCATGTCTGAGTACTTGAGAATGAGTGGCATCTATTGGGGCCTGACGGTGATGGACCTCATGGGACAGCTTCATCGCATGGACAGAGAAGAAATACTGGTGTTCATCAAGTCGTGCCAGCATGAGTGTGGGGGGGTGAGTGCCAGCATTGGGCACGATCCCCATCTGCTGTACACGCTCAGTGCTGTCCAG ATTCTTACTCTGTACGATAGTATCCATGTTATCGATGTAGACAAAGTTGTGGCGTATGTACAAAGTCTACAGAAGGAAGATGGTTCATTTGCTGGAGACATTTGGG gaGAAATTGATACAAGATTCTCATTTTGTGCAGTGGCaactttggctctgttg TTACCAGATGTGTGCTATTCCTGGTGGGTTTTGGCCTCCCTAAAGATAATTGGTAGACTTCACTGGATTGACAGAGAAAAGCTTCGGAGTTTCATCTTAGCTTGTCAAGATGAAGAGACTGGAGGATTTGCAGACAGGCCAGGAGACATG GTGGATCCTTTTCACACCTTGTTTGGCATTGCTGGACTGTCACTTCTGGGAGAAGAGCAGATCAAACCTGTTAGCCCTGTGTTTTGCATGCCTGAAGAAGTGCTTGAGAGGGTGAATGTGCAGCCTGAATTAGTGAGCTAG
- the Rabggtb gene encoding geranylgeranyl transferase type-2 subunit beta isoform X1: MGTPQKDVTIKADAPGTLLLEKHADYIASYGSKKDDYEYCMSEYLRMSGIYWGLTVMDLMGQLHRMDREEILVFIKSCQHECGGVSASIGHDPHLLYTLSAVQILTLYDSIHVIDVDKVVAYVQSLQKEDGSFAGDIWGEIDTRFSFCAVATLALLGKLDAINVEKAIEFVLSCMNFDGGFGCRPGSESHAGQIYCCTGFLAITSQLHQVNSDLLGWWLCERQLPSGGLNGRPEKLPDVCYSWWVLASLKIIGRLHWIDREKLRSFILACQDEETGGFADRPGDMVDPFHTLFGIAGLSLLGEEQIKPVSPVFCMPEEVLERVNVQPELVS, translated from the exons ATG GGCACACCACAGAAGGACGTGACTATCAAGGCTGATGCTCCTGGCACCCTGCTGCTGGAGAAACATGCTGACTATATTGCCTCCTACGGCTCAAAGAAAGATGACTAT GAATACTGCATGTCTGAGTACTTGAGAATGAGTGGCATCTATTGGGGCCTGACGGTGATGGACCTCATGGGACAGCTTCATCGCATGGACAGAGAAGAAATACTGGTGTTCATCAAGTCGTGCCAGCATGAGTGTGGGGGGGTGAGTGCCAGCATTGGGCACGATCCCCATCTGCTGTACACGCTCAGTGCTGTCCAG ATTCTTACTCTGTACGATAGTATCCATGTTATCGATGTAGACAAAGTTGTGGCGTATGTACAAAGTCTACAGAAGGAAGATGGTTCATTTGCTGGAGACATTTGGG gaGAAATTGATACAAGATTCTCATTTTGTGCAGTGGCaactttggctctgttg gGCAAGCTTGATGCTATTAATGTGGAAAAGGCGATTGAGTTTGTTTTGTCCTGTATGAACTTTGATGGTGGATTTGGGTGCAGGCCAGGCTCTGAATCTCACGCTGGACAG ATCTATTGTTGCACAGGATTCCTGGCGATAACTAGTCAGTTGCATCAAGTGAACTCTGACTTACTTGGTTGGTGGCTTTGTGAACGACAGTTGCCCTCAGGTGGACTCAATGGAAGACCTGAGAAG TTACCAGATGTGTGCTATTCCTGGTGGGTTTTGGCCTCCCTAAAGATAATTGGTAGACTTCACTGGATTGACAGAGAAAAGCTTCGGAGTTTCATCTTAGCTTGTCAAGATGAAGAGACTGGAGGATTTGCAGACAGGCCAGGAGACATG GTGGATCCTTTTCACACCTTGTTTGGCATTGCTGGACTGTCACTTCTGGGAGAAGAGCAGATCAAACCTGTTAGCCCTGTGTTTTGCATGCCTGAAGAAGTGCTTGAGAGGGTGAATGTGCAGCCTGAATTAGTGAGCTAG
- the Rabggtb gene encoding geranylgeranyl transferase type-2 subunit beta isoform X2 encodes MSEYLRMSGIYWGLTVMDLMGQLHRMDREEILVFIKSCQHECGGVSASIGHDPHLLYTLSAVQILTLYDSIHVIDVDKVVAYVQSLQKEDGSFAGDIWGEIDTRFSFCAVATLALLGKLDAINVEKAIEFVLSCMNFDGGFGCRPGSESHAGQIYCCTGFLAITSQLHQVNSDLLGWWLCERQLPSGGLNGRPEKLPDVCYSWWVLASLKIIGRLHWIDREKLRSFILACQDEETGGFADRPGDMVDPFHTLFGIAGLSLLGEEQIKPVSPVFCMPEEVLERVNVQPELVS; translated from the exons ATGTCTGAGTACTTGAGAATGAGTGGCATCTATTGGGGCCTGACGGTGATGGACCTCATGGGACAGCTTCATCGCATGGACAGAGAAGAAATACTGGTGTTCATCAAGTCGTGCCAGCATGAGTGTGGGGGGGTGAGTGCCAGCATTGGGCACGATCCCCATCTGCTGTACACGCTCAGTGCTGTCCAG ATTCTTACTCTGTACGATAGTATCCATGTTATCGATGTAGACAAAGTTGTGGCGTATGTACAAAGTCTACAGAAGGAAGATGGTTCATTTGCTGGAGACATTTGGG gaGAAATTGATACAAGATTCTCATTTTGTGCAGTGGCaactttggctctgttg gGCAAGCTTGATGCTATTAATGTGGAAAAGGCGATTGAGTTTGTTTTGTCCTGTATGAACTTTGATGGTGGATTTGGGTGCAGGCCAGGCTCTGAATCTCACGCTGGACAG ATCTATTGTTGCACAGGATTCCTGGCGATAACTAGTCAGTTGCATCAAGTGAACTCTGACTTACTTGGTTGGTGGCTTTGTGAACGACAGTTGCCCTCAGGTGGACTCAATGGAAGACCTGAGAAG TTACCAGATGTGTGCTATTCCTGGTGGGTTTTGGCCTCCCTAAAGATAATTGGTAGACTTCACTGGATTGACAGAGAAAAGCTTCGGAGTTTCATCTTAGCTTGTCAAGATGAAGAGACTGGAGGATTTGCAGACAGGCCAGGAGACATG GTGGATCCTTTTCACACCTTGTTTGGCATTGCTGGACTGTCACTTCTGGGAGAAGAGCAGATCAAACCTGTTAGCCCTGTGTTTTGCATGCCTGAAGAAGTGCTTGAGAGGGTGAATGTGCAGCCTGAATTAGTGAGCTAG